The following DNA comes from Agromyces mangrovi.
CTACGCGGCCGGGGCCGTCTGCTGGCGGTGGATCGACGGGCGCATCCACGTGCTCGTCGTGCACCGCACGCAGCAGGGCGACGTCACCATCCCCAAGGGCAAGGTCGACCCCGGCGAGAGCCTCCCGCAGACCGCGGTGCGCGAGATCAAGGAGGAGACCGGCCTCTCGATCGCGCTCGGGGTGCCGCTCGGCGAGATCCGCTACCTCATGCCGAACGGTCGCGAGAAGGTCGTGCACTACTGGGCGGGCGAGGTCACCGACGACGCCATCCGGAGGTCGACCTTCGTGCCGAACGGCGAGATCGCGGCACTCGAATGGGTCACGCTCAAGCGCGCCCGGAGCTACCTGAGCTACGAGTCCGACGTCGTGCTGCTCGAGCGGTTCGCGGCGCTGGTCGACGACGGGGTGACGAGCACGGTGCCGCTGATCGTGCTGCGGCACGGCAAGGCCAGGTCGCGCAGCGGTTGGGGCAAGAAGGACGACTCGGCGCGGCCGCTGGTCGCGCGCGGCGTCGCGCAGGCCGCCGCGCTGGCGCCGACGCTCGCAGCCTGGTCGCCGACCCGCATCGTGTCGAGTCCGGCCGTGCGCTGCGTGACGACGGTCGCGCCCCTGGCGGCCGACGCGCACATCGAGATCAAGCGCAGCGACGACCTCTCGCAGGCGTCGTGGGAGGCGGGCACCGCGAACGTCCGGCGGGTCGTCGGCAAGCGGGTGCGCGCCCGCAAGCCGGCCGTCATCTGCAGCCACCGGCCCGTGCTGCCGGACATCATGCGCGAGATCGCGCTCGCGACCGGCACGCCGATCGGCACCTACGCCGAGGATGCGGCCGAGATGGATGCCGGCGGGTTCAGCGTCGTGCACCTCTCGACCGAGAACCCGGCGTCCGGGATCGTCGCGCTCGAGACGCATCCCGCGCGCCCCTGACTCCGGGTCGGACCACCCGCTGGTTCCGTGCCGTTCACCTCCCGTTCACCGATGGGGAGACGACGCGTCACTCGTGCTGCGTACCGTCGCTCGCGTGCCGGAGATCTCCGGCCGTCACCTGCATCCGAACCCGGAAGGGAATCACGTGAATCTCAAGCGTTTCGGCGCCCCCGCCGCAATCGCCGCCGCCGCAGCACTCGCGCTCAGCTCCTGCGCGGCCAACGAGGGAGGCTCCTCGTCCGACGACACCACCGACTCGTCGCTCTCCGGCACCCTCGTGGGTGCAGGCGCCTCGTCGCAGGGCTCCGCTCAGGAGGCCTGGATCGCCGCGTTCCAGACCGCGAACCCCGACGTGACCGTCAACTACGACCCGTCGGGCTCGGGCGCCGGTCGCGAGACGTTCCAGGAGGGCGCCAGCGACTTCGCCGGTTCCGACCGTGCGTTCAACGACGAGGAGATCGCCGAGGGCAACTTCCAGGCCTGCGCTCCCGACACGAACATCATCGAGCTGCCGCTGTACATCTCGCCGATCGCCGTGATCTTCAACCTCGAGGGCGTCGAGACGCTGAACCTCGACGCCGACACCCTCGCCGGCATCTTCGGCGGCGAGATCACCAACTGGAACGACGACGCGATCGTCGAGCAGAACGACGGCGTCGAGCTGCCCGACCTGGCCATCACCGCCGTGCACCGTGCCGACGACTCGGGCACCACCGAGAACTTCACCGAGTACCTCGGTGCGGCTGCTCCCGACTTGTGGACCTACGAGGCCGACGGCGTCTGGCCGTTCGAGGGCGGCGAGGCCGCCCAGGGCACCTCGGGCGTCGTCGACGCCGTGACCAACGGCACCGGCACCATCGGCTACGCCGACGCGTCGCGCGCCGGCGACCTCGGCACCGTCGCGGTCAAGGTCGGCGAGGAGTACGTGCCGTACTCGCCCGAGGCCGCTGCCGCGATCGTCGACGCGTCGCCGTTCGTCGAGGGCCGCTCGGAGTTCGACCTCGCGATCGAGCTCCAGCGCGACACGACCGAGTCGGGCACCTACCCGATCGTGCTGGTCAGCTACCTCGTCGCCTGCGAGCAGTACGCCGACTCGGCCAACGTCGAGCTCGTGAAGGCGTACCTCGGCTACATCGCCAGCCCCGAGGGCCAGGACGCGTCGGCCGAGTCCGCCGGTTCGGCTCCGATCTCGGAGAACCTGCGCGAGCTCGCCACCGCTGCGATCGACTCGATCCAGTAATTCGGCATAGGTTGGAGCCCGACCCCGTGAGAGGCGTTTCGCACGGGGTCGGGCTCCACCGGCCCGGCCTCCAGCCCGCACCATTGACGACGAGGATCCGAACCCGATGACGACGACCACCCAGGCCCCTCCCATCCGGGGCAAGCAACGAGCAGGCGACCGCGTCTTCTCGGGATCGGCCGTCTTCGCCGGCGCGATGATCCTGGTGACGCTCGGCGCCGTCGCGATCTTCCTGATCGTCCAGTCGGTCCCGGCACTGTTCGCCACCTCCGAGAACGCGTCGATCCTCACCACCAACTTCTGGGACTACGTCTGGCCGCTGCTGTTCGGCACGGTCTGGGCCGCCGCCCTCGCGCTCATCATCGCGACGCCGCTCTCCATCGGCATCGCGCTCTTCATCTCGCACTACGCTCCGCGCCGCCTCGCCTCGGCGCTCGGCTACATCGTCGACCTGCTCGCCGCCGTGCCGTCGGTCGTCTTCGGCCTCTGGGGCATCGGCGTGCTGGCCCCGGCGGTCCAGCCGCTGTACAGCTGGCTCGTCGACAACATGGGCTGGTTCCCGCTCTTCGCCGGCCCGGTCTCCGGCACCGGCCGCACCATCCTCACCGCCGCCGTCGTGCTCGCCGTGATGGTGCTGCCGATCATGACCGCCATCAACCGCGAGGTCTTCCTGCAGACGCCGGTGCTGCACGAGGAGGCCGCGCTCGCCCTCGGCGCGACACGCTGGGAGATGATCCGCACCGCGGTCCTCCCGTTCGGCGCCCCGGGCATGCTCTCCGCCGGCGTGCTGGGCCTCGGCCGTGCGCTCGGCGAGACCATGGCGGTCGCCATGGTGCTGTCGGCCACCGGCGCCGTCACCTTCCAGCTGCTCACCTCGGTGAACCCCTCCACCATCGCGGCGAACATCGCCCTGAGCTTCCCCGAGGCGTACGGCATCAACATCAACGTGCTGATCGCGACCGGCCTCATCCTCTTCATCGTCACGTTCGGCGTCAACGCGCTCGCCCGCTGGGTCGTGAGCCGCCGCAAGGAATTCTCGGGAGCGAACTGATGGCCACCACGACCACCCGACCCGCTGCCTCCTCGACCTCGGTCGAGAACTCGCTCGCAGCGGCGAAGCTCCCCACCTACGCCCTCTGGATCGTCTTCGGCGTCTCGTTCGCCGTGGTCGGCGCCGTGCTGCTGCTGATCGCGATCGCCTCCGAGTCCGAGTTCAACTACGCCGGCTGGCTCATCATCGGCGGGCTCCTCTACGCGCTCAGCACCTGGCTGTTCTCCTCGCTCGTCGAGGGACGCCGCCGCGGCATGGACCGCTTCATCACGGCGCTCGTGATCGGGGCGTTCGTCATCGCGATGATCCCGCTGATCTCGGTCACCTGGACCGTGGTCAGCCTCGGCGCGGCCCGATTCGACATCGAGTTCTTCTCCTACTCGATGCGCAACGTCACCGGCGAGGGCGGTGGCGCCCTGCACGCCATCATCGGCACGCTCGAGATGACCGGCATGGCCGCGCTCATCTCGATCCCGATCGGCCTCATGACCTCGATCTACCTGGTCGAGTACGGCCGCGGCGCCGTCGCGCGCGGCATCACCTTCCTCGTGGACGTCATGACGGGCATCCCCTCGATCGTCGCGGGCCTGTTCGCCTACTCGCTGTTCTCGATCTTCCTCGGACCCGGCACCCGTACCGGCTTCGCCGGATCGATCGCCCTCGCGGTGCTGATGATCCCGGTCGTCGTGCGCTCGAGCGAGGAGATGCTGCGGCTCGTGCCGAACGAGCTCCGCGAGGCCTCCTACGCGCTCGGCGTGCCGAAGTGGCTCACGATCGTGAAGGTCGTGCTGCCCACCTCGATCGCCGGCATCACGACCGGCATCATGCTCTCGATCGCGCGCGTCATCGGCGAGACCGCCCCGCTGCTCATCGCCGCGGGCTTCACCGCGAGCATGAACTACAACCTGTTCGAGGGCCGCATGAGTTCACTCCCCGTGTTCGTGTACACGCAGTACGCGAACCAGGGCAACCCGCCCGAGGCCTACCTCGATCGGGCGTGGGCCGGTGCGCTCACCCTGATCATCATCGTCATGGCCCTCAACCTCGTCGCGCGCCTCGTCGCCCGCACCTTCGCCCCGAAGACCGGCCGTTAGGGCCAGCAAAGGAAACCCGTGTCCAAGCGCATCGAAGTCAACGACCTCAACGTCTACTACGGCAAGTTCCGCGCCGTGGAGGGCGTGAGCCTCGAGATCGAACCCCGCTCCGTCACGGCCTTCATCGGGCCGTCCGGCTGCGGCAAGACCACCTTTCTCCGCACGCTCAACCGCATGCACGAGGTCACCCCCGGGGCATCCGTCGAGGGCGAGGTGCTCATCGACGGCAACAACCTGTACGGCCAGGGCGTCGACCCGGTGCTCGTGCGTCGCCAGGTGGGCATGGTCTTCCAGCGCCCGAACCCGTTCCCGACCATGTCGATCCGCGAGAACGTGCTGGCGGGCGTGAAGCTCAACAACCGCCGCATCTCGAAGAAGGACGCCGACGACCTCGTCGAGCAGTCGCTGCAGGGCGCCAACCTCTGGAACGAGGTCAAGGACCGCCTCGACCGCCCCGGCTCGGGCCTCTCGGGCGGCCAGCAGCAGCGCCTCTGCATCGCGCGCACCATCGCGGTCTCCCCCGAGGTCATCCTCATGGACGAGCCGTGCTCGGCCCTCGACCCGATCTCGACGCTCGCGATCGAGGACCTCATCGAGGAGCTGAAGAAGGAGTACACGATCGTGATCGTGACCCACAACATGCAGCAGGCCTCGCGCGTGTCCGACAAGACCGCGTTCTTCAACATCGCCGGCACCGGCAAGCCCGGCAAGCTCATCGAGTACGACGACACCACGACGATCTTCTCCAACCCGACCCAGAAGTCGACCGAGGACTACGTCTCGGGCCGCTTCGGGTAGGCAGGGCCCGGCAGAAACAGTCGGATGCCTCGGGGACGCGCTCCCCGGGGCATCCGTCGTTTCCCCATCCGTGCAGAAAAGCGTGCAGATTTCTCCACCTCCACCCCCTGCCGGGCCGCCGCGCGCGCTGCTAGCGTGGGGGCCACCCGGTGCCGGACCCACCCCTTCGGCACCGCCCGCGATCGCACACCAGCGGTGAGCAGATGGATGCGCGGCGCACCGCGCCGCCCCACACGGCAGACCGCTCGGCGAGACGACTCCCGGCTGGTCGCCGACCCGCACCCGGCGATGGCGCACGCGTGCGCCCGCGACCCCCACGGAGGACCCGACGATGAGCATCGACGACATCACCAGCACGACGCACACCCGCACCCCGATCACCCTCACCGACGCCGAGATCTTCGCCGCGCACGACGGCGGCAAGCTCGAGATCGCCCTCAGCTCGCCGCTCGAGACGAAGCGCGACCTGTCGATCGCCTATACGCCGGGCGTCGCGCAGGTGAGCCGCACCATCCGCGACGCCCCCGAGGCGGCGCGCCAGTACACCTGGGCGAGCCGGCTCGTCGCCGTCGTGAGCGACGGCACGGCGGTGCTCGGGCTGGGCGACATCGGCGCGTCGGCGTCGCTGCCGGTCATGGAGGGCAAGTCGGCGCTGTTCCGCAGGTTCGGCGGGCTGAACTCCATTCCGCTCGTGCTCGAGACCACCGACGTCGACGAGATCGTCGAGACGCTCGTGCGGCTGCGGTCGAGCTTCGGCGCGGTGAACCTGGAGGACATCGCGGCGCCCCGCTGCTTCGAGCTCGAGGCGAAGCTCATCGAGGCGCTCGACATGCCGGTCATGCACGACGACCAGCACGGCACCGCCGTGGTGGCGCTCGCGGCGCTGCTGAACGCGGCGCGCATCGTGGAGCGCGAGCTGCCGTCGCTGCGCGTCGTCATCTCCGGTGCGGGGGCGGCGGGCATCGCAGTCGCCGAGATCCTGCTGCGCTCGGGCGTGGAGGACGTGGTGCTGCTCGATTCGCGCGGCATCCTGCATGCGGAGCGGCCCGGGCTCGAGGGCGTCAAGGCCGACTACGCGGTGCGCACGAACCCGCGCGGCCTCACCGGCGGCATCGACGAGGCGCTCGAGGGCGCGGACGTGTTCATCGGCGTCTCGTCGGGCACGGTGCCCGAGGAGACGATCGCCCGCATGTCGGCTGACGCGATCGTGTTCGCGCTGTCGAACCCCGACCCCGAGGTGCACCCCGACGTCGCGTCCCGGCACGCCCGCGTGGTCGCGACCGGGCGGAGCGACTTCCCGAACCAGATCAACAACGTGCTGGCGTTCCCGGGCATCTTCCGCGGTGCGCTCGACGCGGGCGCCCGCCGCATCACGCCCGAGATGAAGCTCGCGGCCGCGCACGCGATCGCCGGCATCGTGGGCGACGACCTCGCCGCCGATCGCATCGTGCCGAGCCCGCTCGACGACCGGGTCGCGCCCGCCGTGGCCGCGGCCGTCATGGCGGCCGCGGAGGCCGGGTCCGCGCTCAGTCGCGAGGACTGAGCAGGTACGCGTTGAACGCCGCGGTGCGCGGGTCGACGGGCAGGTCGCGTCCGTCGATCCGTCGCACCGGGGCGGCCATGCGGATGCTGGAGACCAGCCACGCGGCATCCGCCGTCTCCAGCTCGTCGACCGTGATGTCGCGGACCTCGGTGCGCTCGCCCGTGGCCGCGAGGTGCTCGAAGAGCGAGACCTGGGTGGTGCCTCGCAGGATCGCGCCGCTCGGTGCGGGCGTCGAGAAGACGTCGCCGTGGCGGAGGATGACCGACGAGGTCGGCCCCTCCATCACGTAGCCGTCGCTCGTCACGAACAGCGCGTCGTCGGCGCCGCGCCGGCGCGCCTCGCGGATGGCCGCCATGTTCACGGCGTACGAGAGCGTCTTCGCGCCCAGCAGCAGCCACGGGGCCCGGTCGGGCGTGCCGAGGTCGAAGCCGCGGTCGAGGGTCACGACGGCGAGTCCCTCGGTGCGTGCGCGGGTCTGGTCGGCGGCCGGGAAGGCGTGCAACCAGGCGGTGGGCGCGGGCCCGTGCTCGACGCCGCGGCTCAGCACGAGCTTCAGGGCGTGCTCCCCCTCGACGGCAGCGCGGCCACCGCACGGGCCGCGGCCGCCTCCCACTGCCCGAGGTGCGGTGCGGGCAGGTCGCAGATGCGCGCGGAGTTCTGCAGGCGCGCGAGGTGCGGGCGCAACTCTTGCGCGTGCCCGTCCACCACGCCGAGGGTCTCGAAGATGCCGTCGCCGCGCTGCGTGCTGAGCTCGCCCACGCGGAGCGCCGGCTCGGCCTGGTCGACCTCGCGGAAGGTGGCCTGGATCGCCCGGTCGTCGACCTCGGCGTCGTGCGGCAGCGGGTCGATCAGCAGCGTGAACGTGTCGGGCATGGCACGATGCTACGCGCTCGGTGCGGGCGGGCGGATGCCTCGTGGAGACGATGGCGGCCGGCCGCAGAACGCCTCTCGGCGCGAGGCCGCTCGTAGCGGCGAGAATTGGAGCCCGGGGTTACTGCGACCGGCCACGACCAGTGTAAACAGTCGGCCGGGTCGGTTTCATTCCCGTTCGCCGGGCGCGATATCGCTCGCGCCCGGGCGCGTCAGTCGAGCCGCTCGCGCCGCCACAGTCGAGCGCACGCCGAGAGCTCGACCGACAGCTGGCTGAGCCGCAGCGCACGGGTCGTCAGCGAGGCGCCCCGGTCGGAGTCGGCGAGGTCGGCCGCGTCGGCCAGGCTCGCGGAGCCGAGGGCGGTGATGCGGCAGAACGAGGCGGCGCGCTCGAGTGCGATCGCGAAGTCGCCTGCGAACGCGCCGCGGAGGATCTGGTCGGCGAGCGCGAGCACCTCGTCGGGGCCGGTCGGCGAAGCCGCGCCGGCGACCACGCGGTCGCCCGTGGTGGCGAGCGCGGCACCCTGTTCGAAGACGTAGCCCATGCCGGTGGGGTCCTGCCGGATGAGCGCGCGCAGCAGGTAGATGCGCCACAGCGCGCCGGGCAGGCTGCGCGCGCCGGCGCGAGACCAGAGCTCGGCCACCGTGTCGATGCCGTGCTCGTCGGTGAACGACACGAGCCGCTCGACCACCTCGGGGTCGGGGTCGTCGCGCACGCGCGCGAGCAGCGCGGTCGCGCTGTCGTGCGCCGCGCGGTTCAGCTGCGCCGGGTCCTCGGCGCCCTCGTACCCCTCGAACGCCCCGGAGGGCATCCGCACTGGTCGGTGGTGGTCGGCTCCGCTCATACCCCGGCCACGATACCCCGCCTGCATCGGAGGACGGCCGGGCCTGTGGCATCCGCCCGACCCCGGTAGATTGGGTGCCCGGGCCTGTAGCTCAGTTGGCAGAGCAGTGGACTTTTAATCCATGGGTCGTGGGTTCGAGCCCCACCGGGCCCACCGTCACCGATCGGCGCTCACCAGCTGCTGAGCGCGTTGGTGCGAGATGCCGAGGGCAGCGCCCACTTCGCGGATGGTGAGTCCGTGCGCTCGGAGCGCCCGGGCCGCAGCCCGCGATTCCTCGGCCGCACGTGACCTGGCGTGCGCCTCTTCTGCACGCAGCGCGGAGGCCGCCGCGAGGTGCGCCTCCACCTCGATCGGCAGCTCGATCTCCACAGAGAGATCGACAGCAGCCGCATCCTGCCCAGTCACGCCTTCGATGTAGTCCGCGGCCATCTCCTCGACCTCGGCAAGATTGCGTGCCTGGGTCGCGCCGTCGAGGGACGGGATCTCCACGAACCAGAACTTTCCGTCCCTGCGGACAATCACCTCATACGTCGTTCGCGTCGCGGCCGTCATGTCATTCCCCGTCCTGATCGAGCGCTCGGTAGCAGTCGCGGAGGATCTTCGCGGCGAGCGCCTCACCGATCTCGCGGTGACGAGGGATCATGATGACCGTTCCGTTCAACCGGTACTTGTCGTGCTTGGTTCCCCCACGAACACCCACTCGACGCCGTGCGTCCGGGCGAGCGCGAATGCGCCTTTGCAGTGCCACCTTCTTCATCGCCAGTCTATCTCTCACTAGACATGGACGGCAATGGCGATCTAGACACTCAACGACCGCTCGGAACCGTCCCTTATGCGCCCGATCGTCGCGGTCCCGCGCGCGCGGACGCGAAGCTCGCGCCAAAGTCAGTTCAGTCGCGCAGCCGCACGCGGGTGTCGAGGAGAGGATGCGAGAGTGCCGCGAATCACTCCGCCGTCGCAGCCTCCAGGCGCACGAGCACCGACTTCGAGGCGGGCGTGTTGCTCACGTCGGCGACCGAGTCGAGCGGCACGAGCACGTTCGTCTCGGGGTAGTACGCGGCGGCGTTGCCGCGCGGGGTCGAGTACGAGACGATGCGGAACCGGGGCGCACGGCGCTCGACGCGGTCGGGCGCGACCGAGACCAGGTCGACGAGGTCGCCGTCGGTGAAGCCGGCCGCGGCGATGTCGTCGGGGTGCAGCATGACCACACGACGGCCGCCGGCGATGCCGCGGTAGCGGTCGTCCTTGCCGTAGATCGTGGTGTTGTACTGGTCGTGCGATCGGAGCGTCTGCAGCAGGAGGCATCCGCTCGGGATCTCGGGGTACTCGAGCGCGTTCGCCGTGAACCTGGCCGTGCCCGTCGCGGTCGCGAAGCGCCGGTCGTCGCGCGGCGCGTTCGGCAGGCGCAGGCTCTCGCCCTCGGCGATCGCCTCCTCGAGGCCCTCGAAGCCCGGCACGACGGCCGAGATGGCCGCCCGGACCTGCGCGTAGTCGCCGCGCCACGCGGCCCAGTCGACGGCGGGTGCGCCGCCGGGGGCGAGGGTCGGATGCTCCGAGGCGAACACCTCCTCGGCGATGCGGGTCACGATGGCGACCTCCGACAGCAGGTCGTCGCTCGCGGGCCGGAGCCGGCCGCGGGAGGCGTGCACCATGCCCATCGAGTCCTCGACGGTGACGCGCTGGTCGCCGGTCGCCTGCGCGTCGCGCTCGGTGCGCCCGAGCGTCGGCAGGATGAGCGCGCGGCGCCCGCCTATGAGGTGCGAGCGGTTGAGCTTCGTCGACACCTGCACGGTCAGCTCGAGGTTCGAGAGCGCCTTCTCGGTGACCTCGGTGTCGGGCGTCGCCCGCACGAAGTTGCCGCCCATGCCGATGAACACGCGCGCCTTCCCGTCGCGCATCGCGCGGATCGCGTCGACCGTGTCGTAGCCGTGCGCGCGCGGCGACGCGAACGCGAACTCGCGATCGATGGCGTCGTGGAACCACTCGGGCATCCGCTCGAAGATGCCCATGGTGCGGTCGCCCTGCACGTTCGAGTGCCCGCGCACGGGGCAGACGCCCGCGCCCGGGCGGCCGACGTTGCCCTGCAGCAGCAGCACGTTCACCACGTCGCGGAGGGTCGCGACGGCGTGCTTGTGCTGGGTGAGCCCCATGGCCCAGCAGACGATGGCGGAGGGGGCATCCGCCAGCATCGTGCCGACCTCGCGGATGCCGGCCTCGGGGAGCCCGGTGGCCCGCTCGACCTCGGCCCAGTCGAGCGCGCCCGCGGCCGCCGCGTAGTCGTCGAACCCGCTCGTGTGCTCGGCGATGAAGGCCTCGTCGAGCACGTCGCCGCGCTCGGCGTGCAGGTCGAGCAGCACGCGACCGAGGGCCTGGAAGAGCGCCTGGTCGCCGCCGAGGCGCACCTGCAGGTAGCGGTCGGCGATCTTCGTGCCGCGACCGACGATGCCGCGGGGCGACTGCGGGTCGTCGAAGCGGATGAGCCCGGCCTCGGGCAGCGGGTTGACCGCGACGATCGTCGCGCCGGCGAGCTTCGCCTTCTCGAGCGCGCTCAGCATGCGCGGGTGGTTCGTGCCGGGGTTCTGGCCGGCGACGATGATGAGCGACGCCGAGTGGATGTCCTCGAGGCTCACGGTGCCCTTGCCGATGCCGAGCGTCTCGGTGAGCGCCGACCCGCTCGACTCGTGGCACATGTTCGAGCAGTCGGGCAGGTTGTTCGTGCCGATGCCGCGCACGAGCAGCTGGTAGGCGAACGCGGCCTCGTTCGACGTGCGGCCGGACGTGTAGAAGATCGACTGGTCGGGGTGGTCCATGGCGCGCAGCTCGTCGCCGATGAGGCGGAACGCGTCGTCCCACGAGACGGGCGCGTAGTGGGTCGCGCCCTCCTCGAGCAGCATCGGCTCGGTGAGCCGCCCCTGCTGGCCGAGCCAGTAGTCGTCGTGCCCGCGCAGGTCGTCGACCGAGTGCTCGGCGAAGAAGGCGCGGCCCACCCGGCGCAGCGTCGCCTCCTCGGCCACGGCCTTCGCGCCGTTCTCGCAGAACTCGGCCGTGTGGCGCGAGTCCCCTCGGGCCAGGCGCAGCCCATGCAG
Coding sequences within:
- a CDS encoding DNA-directed RNA polymerase subunit beta — translated: MSGADHHRPVRMPSGAFEGYEGAEDPAQLNRAAHDSATALLARVRDDPDPEVVERLVSFTDEHGIDTVAELWSRAGARSLPGALWRIYLLRALIRQDPTGMGYVFEQGAALATTGDRVVAGAASPTGPDEVLALADQILRGAFAGDFAIALERAASFCRITALGSASLADAADLADSDRGASLTTRALRLSQLSVELSACARLWRRERLD
- a CDS encoding aminotransferase class IV, producing MLSRGVEHGPAPTAWLHAFPAADQTRARTEGLAVVTLDRGFDLGTPDRAPWLLLGAKTLSYAVNMAAIREARRRGADDALFVTSDGYVMEGPTSSVILRHGDVFSTPAPSGAILRGTTQVSLFEHLAATGERTEVRDITVDELETADAAWLVSSIRMAAPVRRIDGRDLPVDPRTAAFNAYLLSPRD
- a CDS encoding phosphate ABC transporter substrate-binding protein PstS encodes the protein MNLKRFGAPAAIAAAAALALSSCAANEGGSSSDDTTDSSLSGTLVGAGASSQGSAQEAWIAAFQTANPDVTVNYDPSGSGAGRETFQEGASDFAGSDRAFNDEEIAEGNFQACAPDTNIIELPLYISPIAVIFNLEGVETLNLDADTLAGIFGGEITNWNDDAIVEQNDGVELPDLAITAVHRADDSGTTENFTEYLGAAAPDLWTYEADGVWPFEGGEAAQGTSGVVDAVTNGTGTIGYADASRAGDLGTVAVKVGEEYVPYSPEAAAAIVDASPFVEGRSEFDLAIELQRDTTESGTYPIVLVSYLVACEQYADSANVELVKAYLGYIASPEGQDASAESAGSAPISENLRELATAAIDSIQ
- a CDS encoding NUDIX hydrolase, giving the protein MSAAAVYAAGAVCWRWIDGRIHVLVVHRTQQGDVTIPKGKVDPGESLPQTAVREIKEETGLSIALGVPLGEIRYLMPNGREKVVHYWAGEVTDDAIRRSTFVPNGEIAALEWVTLKRARSYLSYESDVVLLERFAALVDDGVTSTVPLIVLRHGKARSRSGWGKKDDSARPLVARGVAQAAALAPTLAAWSPTRIVSSPAVRCVTTVAPLAADAHIEIKRSDDLSQASWEAGTANVRRVVGKRVRARKPAVICSHRPVLPDIMREIALATGTPIGTYAEDAAEMDAGGFSVVHLSTENPASGIVALETHPARP
- the pstC gene encoding phosphate ABC transporter permease subunit PstC, which gives rise to MTTTTQAPPIRGKQRAGDRVFSGSAVFAGAMILVTLGAVAIFLIVQSVPALFATSENASILTTNFWDYVWPLLFGTVWAAALALIIATPLSIGIALFISHYAPRRLASALGYIVDLLAAVPSVVFGLWGIGVLAPAVQPLYSWLVDNMGWFPLFAGPVSGTGRTILTAAVVLAVMVLPIMTAINREVFLQTPVLHEEAALALGATRWEMIRTAVLPFGAPGMLSAGVLGLGRALGETMAVAMVLSATGAVTFQLLTSVNPSTIAANIALSFPEAYGININVLIATGLILFIVTFGVNALARWVVSRRKEFSGAN
- the pstA gene encoding phosphate ABC transporter permease PstA → MATTTTRPAASSTSVENSLAAAKLPTYALWIVFGVSFAVVGAVLLLIAIASESEFNYAGWLIIGGLLYALSTWLFSSLVEGRRRGMDRFITALVIGAFVIAMIPLISVTWTVVSLGAARFDIEFFSYSMRNVTGEGGGALHAIIGTLEMTGMAALISIPIGLMTSIYLVEYGRGAVARGITFLVDVMTGIPSIVAGLFAYSLFSIFLGPGTRTGFAGSIALAVLMIPVVVRSSEEMLRLVPNELREASYALGVPKWLTIVKVVLPTSIAGITTGIMLSIARVIGETAPLLIAAGFTASMNYNLFEGRMSSLPVFVYTQYANQGNPPEAYLDRAWAGALTLIIIVMALNLVARLVARTFAPKTGR
- a CDS encoding NAD(P)-dependent malic enzyme, translating into MSIDDITSTTHTRTPITLTDAEIFAAHDGGKLEIALSSPLETKRDLSIAYTPGVAQVSRTIRDAPEAARQYTWASRLVAVVSDGTAVLGLGDIGASASLPVMEGKSALFRRFGGLNSIPLVLETTDVDEIVETLVRLRSSFGAVNLEDIAAPRCFELEAKLIEALDMPVMHDDQHGTAVVALAALLNAARIVERELPSLRVVISGAGAAGIAVAEILLRSGVEDVVLLDSRGILHAERPGLEGVKADYAVRTNPRGLTGGIDEALEGADVFIGVSSGTVPEETIARMSADAIVFALSNPDPEVHPDVASRHARVVATGRSDFPNQINNVLAFPGIFRGALDAGARRITPEMKLAAAHAIAGIVGDDLAADRIVPSPLDDRVAPAVAAAVMAAAEAGSALSRED
- the pstB gene encoding phosphate ABC transporter ATP-binding protein PstB yields the protein MSKRIEVNDLNVYYGKFRAVEGVSLEIEPRSVTAFIGPSGCGKTTFLRTLNRMHEVTPGASVEGEVLIDGNNLYGQGVDPVLVRRQVGMVFQRPNPFPTMSIRENVLAGVKLNNRRISKKDADDLVEQSLQGANLWNEVKDRLDRPGSGLSGGQQQRLCIARTIAVSPEVILMDEPCSALDPISTLAIEDLIEELKKEYTIVIVTHNMQQASRVSDKTAFFNIAGTGKPGKLIEYDDTTTIFSNPTQKSTEDYVSGRFG